The genomic segment GCCAGCTCATGATGATGTCCAGCACGGGTGCACCTTGATCCAGCACGGGTGCATAATAGCTTCCATACTATCTATACGTACATAAACCCACGATAATTGCACTTCACCACTACTGTGATAACAGATTTTAAGAAGCTCTCAAAGTGTTGCTGGTGCTGATTTGCAACTACTGCTACATTCAGTGATCAGAGGACTTTCTGAGGTTGTACTGTCTGTAGTGCACTACGAATATCGGTATCGCCGTCATAGAAATTGAGCGTAGTACCGATGGTATTCGGAGCATGCACCGTAGCAACGATTACAGCCGCCACGTTGCCGCGTGAAGTCGAAGGTATGGTTGAAGTTTTCCTCGCCTTATCTATAGTGATGCGGCCGCTGGGCGTTTCCAATGTCAGTGCGGTTGGACCGAGAATTGTCCAATCTAATGTGGAGTTTCGCAAATACTGATCCGCTGCAGCTTTCGACTGCGCATACGCGTACATAGAACTTTCTGGTCCAAATACTTCTGGGTGGTCGGCATCGTAGTAAGAGACAGTAATGAAGCGCTTGATGCCGGTAATTGCCGCAGCATCGATACTGCGTTTTGCAGCATCGCGATCGACAGCATAGGTCCTTGAGCTGTCACCCCCGCCGGCACCTGCAGACCACACTATGGCGTCGCTTCCAGAGAACACCTTGGCGAGCTCGTCAGTTGACGCATGTTCTATGTCGAGTACCACGGCGTCTGCTCCGCCTAACTCAACTTCTGTTATCTGCTCAGGGTTACGGATGATAGAGGTGAGTGAATCGCCTTCCGCTCTGAACAGTGGGCTCGCCAACAACGCGACTTTCCCGTGACCCCCAATAA from the Bifidobacterium sp. genome contains:
- a CDS encoding SDR family oxidoreductase, which encodes MAHVTIIGGHGKVALLASPLFRAEGDSLTSIIRNPEQITEVELGGADAVVLDIEHASTDELAKVFSGSDAIVWSAGAGGGDSSRTYAVDRDAAKRSIDAAAITGIKRFITVSYYDADHPEVFGPESSMYAYAQSKAAADQYLRNSTLDWTILGPTALTLETPSGRITIDKARKTSTIPSTSRGNVAAVIVATVHAPNTIGTTLNFYDGDTDIRSALQTVQPQKVL